A section of the Candidatus Latescibacterota bacterium genome encodes:
- a CDS encoding amidohydrolase family protein — translation MRTTTDGPALLAAALAVDPVQPLRLDGLTVHRGDGAPAAPQAVQLAAGRFVAPEGEARRIDLGGWTLLPGLCDAHLHLFHEARRRLRVDLAGLARRAELWERLAAAPADGPVIAVGWDESDWDDPRFPTRAELDALFPGRPAGLIRVCGHAAVANSAALALLEPPRDSADGLLLEGDAVALARRFPLERERLLVAAADVARDLAAEGLTAVTDMGAAELPALASALPADFPLALEYFHAGPLSDLPAPREDAAGRPLGRKFFLDGSIGGRTAAVDPAYADGGSGTLLHERAALERALAAALEAGWSVALHAIGERALGQALDCLESLRPAPGSARLEHVEMLAPGQVERAGALGVAVCMQPNFMDRWGRPGGLYARALGPDYARRFSAPGDWRRGGVPLAYGTDGMPAALWPALRASVDASIFGEGRDRPETALAAVTGDAARAAGRAAQRGQVKPGLQADFCLVERDPCAEDFKEKLEVALTARRGRLTWLAPRHQGR, via the coding sequence ATGCGAACCACTACCGATGGCCCCGCGCTCCTCGCCGCCGCGCTCGCGGTCGACCCCGTTCAGCCGCTGCGCCTGGACGGACTCACCGTGCACCGCGGCGACGGCGCCCCGGCCGCGCCGCAGGCCGTACAGCTCGCCGCCGGTCGCTTCGTGGCGCCCGAGGGCGAGGCGCGACGCATCGACCTCGGCGGCTGGACCCTGCTGCCAGGGCTCTGCGACGCGCACCTGCACCTCTTCCACGAGGCGCGGCGCCGGCTGCGCGTGGACCTGGCCGGCCTCGCGCGTCGCGCCGAACTCTGGGAGCGCCTGGCGGCCGCGCCCGCCGACGGGCCCGTCATCGCCGTGGGCTGGGACGAAAGCGACTGGGACGATCCCCGCTTTCCCACCCGCGCGGAGCTCGACGCGCTCTTTCCCGGCCGCCCGGCGGGACTGATCCGCGTCTGCGGACACGCCGCCGTGGCCAACAGCGCCGCGCTGGCCCTCCTCGAGCCGCCGCGGGACAGCGCCGACGGCCTGCTGCTCGAAGGCGACGCCGTGGCCCTGGCGCGCCGCTTCCCGCTGGAGCGCGAGCGGCTGCTCGTCGCGGCGGCGGACGTCGCGCGGGACCTGGCGGCGGAGGGCCTGACGGCCGTCACCGACATGGGCGCCGCCGAGCTGCCCGCGCTGGCCAGCGCCCTGCCCGCGGACTTTCCCCTGGCGCTCGAGTACTTTCACGCCGGACCGCTGTCGGATCTCCCCGCGCCGCGCGAGGACGCCGCCGGGCGCCCCCTGGGACGGAAGTTCTTCCTCGACGGCTCCATCGGCGGCCGCACGGCGGCGGTGGATCCGGCCTACGCGGACGGCGGGAGCGGCACCCTCCTCCACGAGCGCGCGGCCCTGGAGCGCGCCCTCGCCGCCGCGCTGGAGGCCGGCTGGAGCGTGGCCCTGCACGCCATCGGCGAGCGGGCGCTGGGTCAGGCGCTGGACTGCCTGGAGTCCCTGCGGCCCGCGCCCGGCAGCGCGCGTCTGGAGCACGTGGAGATGCTCGCGCCGGGCCAGGTGGAACGGGCGGGGGCGCTGGGCGTGGCCGTCTGCATGCAGCCCAACTTCATGGACCGCTGGGGGCGTCCCGGGGGCCTCTACGCGCGCGCCCTGGGCCCGGACTACGCGCGACGCTTCAGCGCGCCGGGCGACTGGCGGCGCGGCGGCGTCCCGCTCGCCTACGGCACGGACGGCATGCCGGCCGCCCTCTGGCCGGCGCTGCGGGCCTCGGTGGACGCGTCGATCTTCGGGGAGGGGCGCGACCGGCCCGAGACCGCCCTGGCCGCCGTCACCGGGGACGCGGCGCGCGCCGCCGGGCGCGCGGCCCAGCGGGGGCAGGTCAAACCCGGACTTCAGGCCGACTTTTGCCTTGTGGAACGGGATCCCTGTGCCGAAGACTTCAAGGAGAAGCTCGAGGTGGCCCTCACCGCGCGACGTGGCCGCCTCACCTGGCTCGCCCCCCGGCACCAAGGAAGGTGA